The Apis mellifera strain DH4 linkage group LG3, Amel_HAv3.1, whole genome shotgun sequence genome includes the window tagattCAGAAtggtatgaaaaattaaatgaaattgaagaagCTGTTCTTAATTCAGAGAAATtgcaaacaatattattaaaatcagaaaCTATAAAGGTTtgtataaaactttattaataatatttcaaaaaaaacattttaaagaaatatatatcaaattttttcaaggaTCCTAGTTCTCCGAAAATGGGATTTATCGATTATGATCGACATAGAACACGTATAAaagattatgaatataatgaaattaacaaaatacaaaCGAAAGAAGACCATTTGTCTCAAAATATTACTCCTGTtctaaataagtaaatattttaaatgctttTTCCAtggtataataattcaattgtaattgaacaaatatatataaataaaaatgtattacatttattttatagcacAGTACCATTTGATTTAACATTGGAAGGTGGAGATGGAACTCCAGTATCCAAAGCTACAGAAGGTGGCATTAAATGGTTAATCATGCCATGGCAACCTTTAGTTGCTTCAGATAGAGGTGTTTTAGCAGCAGTTGAAGATgctctaaataataatttagatacaAATCTTATATTACATACTTgtcaatttataacaaatgtaATGATGCAGGATTTTCCAGCAGAAGTTTTTCTTCAAAGACCAACTATTGttcatgtatataaatatttcaattttttatttgattaatatatttattaattttattcaaaaacatggaataaaatttcagatattgcataatttgttaaaatctagtataaatgcaaaaaatactaattttaaaagtattgtaCCAATGGTGTTAAAAACGCTTCATAAATTAACACGTTCTTTaagattaagaatttattattattgtgaacCATgcattgcaaataaaaaacaaaaagtaaataaatataattaaattaaataattatattatttaaagataacaTGATATattgacaatatatatattttttagttattaacAGAAAAATTAAGCAGTAATGCTTATTCTTCTTCTGAAATAAGAGATAGTCCTGATGGGGGATTCCCAGAAGTTAATTATCAAGCATATCAATCTACtgtaagtatttatttaaaatttcataaatattcataatatttataatttttaatcttctatattttatctagGATACAAGTGAAAGAAGTCAAAGTGTATCTGATAATATTGATGATTCTATTTTACAATTGCAACAAATgcttattccaattttttgcaTTGAAACTTTAAAACATGTTATATCTCAATTAAGTATTTCTAttgattccaaatttttattaagagacATCAAGTACATGATAGATTTGATGTATGAATTAGTagaattacttattattagcATCATGCCAAATGTTTGGCTTTGTAATGATGATATTGCCTTAAAAGTAATTGAAGATATGAAAGTATTATTTGGCATCTTAGGAGatgttatagaatattttggaAACTATAGCACAATGGATGACTTCAGGATAACATATTTGCATCTTATAACTATTACAATGAAACTTTTAAGTCATATTGTTCCTTTGGAAATagcagatattatttttcctaaaTCTCTTAAAACATCAATATGTATAGCTATAATAGATGctgctatttattttttatatccaaaATTACATTCTATATTACAAGAATATGGCCGTGTAagtaattttcagatttatatataatatagttccaataattgtaataatacatgaaaattaaaaaatatcattcattattctttatatagcAATTTCAAGATTCAGATGAAATaacgtatattaaaatatttgatgaattaagaataataatgaaatcaatGCAAgcaattatagatttattaaaaaacaaatctaaTTCATCTCATTCAGAAgtcttaaaaatgttatactcttcaaaattaagtttatcttatcacaaaaatttcagcattgttaaaaaaactattgaatttttacaaaatataaataagtatatatcttttataaattatattaatttaaaactattacttattaataaaatttaattattatatattaataaatataatttatttaatattcaaggtATTCTTTAAATGATGAAGATCATAAATTAgctacaaaattaatattaaatttattagcaaATGCAGATGcagatatacaatatattacatatctcGAATGTCATActttaactaaaaaaattctaggaatagaatatagaaatgaaatgttatcctgggaaaatttaatgtttttatttgaatcatcTGTGTTAACTGAAATTGTATCTTATGGTATAACACATGATGATAAAagggtaaaataaaattttataaataagttttatctttaataatacaattataaaaaatcatttatatttttattagatcagAGAAATGtctgaagaaatattaatttatattctaaaaggAAGATTACAAATGGGAGAAAATGGATGGTTAAAATCATTAGAAGTAATAGTACCAGTATTGCCTATTTTACAGTGTTATGCTCATTCTTCTACAACTTTAGGTCAATGTGTAACAAAAATCTTTGATCCTGATATTTCTACTAACATACAATTACCATTTATTGAGgtattattgaaagaatatattttatatatatataattaagttttaaaatattataatcaaatatatgtttatttaaaaggtTTTAAAAGGTAATTTAAGGTTCCTATTTTCATCAGAAGAAGCTATTAGAGAAGAAGCTATTTGTAGATTGATTTGGcttcttgaaaaagaaaaaaattcagttCAAAAATTACCACGATTATCATCTTTACACGATTTACCATTTAATTCGCTTTGCATATTTGATCGTCAAAcgtcttttaaaaaatctgaagGCAATTATcaggttatatatttttatatatacacatttaaacttaaaaattttatatataatataatgtaatatatttaattttacagagaagtaatttattatcagtACTTGAAATGTTAAATGATTCAGACGTTGAtccaaaaataagaaaatcagCATTAGTGCAAATTAGTGTCATGCTTACAGATTCTTCTTTACATAAGTTGTTTATTAGTGAAAATGGATTACCgctaattttaaacatatttaatagtgctttggtaaaatttattttataatttttatttttgcattttatacaaataatatttttaattctttataaaagatattaatttttaggttgaaaaagaatataataattatccagATTCTGTCATTCCTATAATTActatactaaaattattagCATCTTCTGAATCTTCTATACGTCAAGATTTATCTACTCgtattaatgttttttcgaatataattagaagtaagtataacaaaaatattgaagtatataaaataatttctacttaaataaatgaatatattaaaattgcttatgatcaaaaaatattttttaggtcTTTTCCTATTTCCAAATAACGAATGTGTTAAAATTGATGGTTcacaattattatgtatattactttataatgaTTACATTATAAGATTGAGtgaaaaatatacagaaaattataatcatttaaatattgctttaccttatattgttatatctaAGATGAAATTACCACTCATTTGTAAATCACATTCGAAAATAAGTAGACATAGACGATCAGATATATctggtaaattataaatttcaaattttaaatttaataattatatatatctatgtcaatattaaaaatgttactgtataatttgttattagaaaatttattaaatttacttttttttgttatccAGTTCTTCATGacaataattcattatcattaacatttataaaacaatattggaTATGGGAATGGCATAATGGTATAAATGtactttggaaaaatttaaacaatcttTATGATTCTGATGTATCAGAAAAActgaaaattcaagaaaacgaatttttagttttacgTCTTAGTTCTTCTTATTACTGCTGTCAACaacaattgtataatatacaaaattcaacTACTCATGACTCAGTTTCATGTGCACTTGATTATCTTACAATGTGATTAttgtttacaatatttttataataattgtttataattctgTTTCAATGAAAACAATTGTTTTCAAGTtgctaatcatttttttaggtacataaaattttataagatgcaacaatatgaagaaataaaagacaTAAGCTTATTACCTTGGGAACGAACATTTGaacgatttttatattcacaaCCTGCAAGTAAAGAAGACTGTGATTTATTTGttgaagttttaaattttctacaactttatatcaatattacaaaaaatggtaaaatttaaataattaataaaatttgcattatattattattattatttaaaatataataaaaataattttatgtttttacataaattaggAAAGTATACATggacttataaaataatgaaaaatataactaaatcattggctgaattattaaaaaactcgGAATtagataatcaaaatatacatcAATCTATATTGAAATTAGCTCGTATATGTTCAGCTGTAGAAGAAACTGAGAAGTCTAGTATGGAAGATCAGAACGTTTGGttacattttattgaattaattatttctactttATGTTTAGGAGAGCAAcagcattattataatttaggtgaatttcttttctatatgatattacataatatttgcaaacctgtataaagtaaattatgatttcattACAGCTTACCTTGATTGGTTATTAACGtgtttaacatatttaattggAAAGTGCAATTggatagattataaaaatttattaatatcattaggAAACTCATTGATCGAACTAATTATATCGTTTCATGGAGCTGGAACAGTTAGCTTTATGGGTTTATCCATAActagaaattctattatatgtcttaatcatttgttatatcaaatgcaaataaactttaataaaaatgtaagtataatcattatatatcagatgtacatatcataaaaaatttaatatatataaatattttcagatttttgcGCAATTTTGGTATGAAGAAGATCGTACGTTAAATTGGTTGCCTATGTTATGGCAAAATCGCGATCCTTTAATTCGAGCATCTGCTTTACAATTATTAGCTGgacttatgaataatttacacACTGCttctcaattattaaattctgtaGCATTAGCACCAAGCGAATTATGTCAGACATTACTTCAATGTATTGCTAGTAGAGAAGAATCATGCATTGTTAGAGAACAAGCTTGTTGTGCATTCAGTAGTTTagtgaaaaattgcaattctataatttttcaatatgtaagtaaatattaaattccattataaatttattatgaatccattataaataatataagattatttctaagttaaatataaatttttattttattattattattattatataatgcttTATTTAGATGGATTCTCTGAAAGCaagttctattttaatatatatagaacaaaATAACACTTATTACGAAATAAGTGTGCTATGTTCtagtatttatatgtttacttCTTTGGACTGTGACCATATGAATAATCAAGAACAAGAAACTGGGAAAGTCCCATCTATTCATAGTAT containing:
- the LOC100578040 gene encoding rotatin isoform X1, whose protein sequence is MSGITAIHVKKLSHNIEEIRLRALDNIISKYDLGFGCDCDAVRKELIIKLFNWFSFETFSQTQKVLDLLLRLLKISDKNYLNAFGKVRFQNELHELRRKLDSEWYEKLNEIEEAVLNSEKLQTILLKSETIKDPSSPKMGFIDYDRHRTRIKDYEYNEINKIQTKEDHLSQNITPVLNNTVPFDLTLEGGDGTPVSKATEGGIKWLIMPWQPLVASDRGVLAAVEDALNNNLDTNLILHTCQFITNVMMQDFPAEVFLQRPTIVHILHNLLKSSINAKNTNFKSIVPMVLKTLHKLTRSLRLRIYYYCEPCIANKKQKLLTEKLSSNAYSSSEIRDSPDGGFPEVNYQAYQSTDTSERSQSVSDNIDDSILQLQQMLIPIFCIETLKHVISQLSISIDSKFLLRDIKYMIDLMYELVELLIISIMPNVWLCNDDIALKVIEDMKVLFGILGDVIEYFGNYSTMDDFRITYLHLITITMKLLSHIVPLEIADIIFPKSLKTSICIAIIDAAIYFLYPKLHSILQEYGRQFQDSDEITYIKIFDELRIIMKSMQAIIDLLKNKSNSSHSEVLKMLYSSKLSLSYHKNFSIVKKTIEFLQNINKYSLNDEDHKLATKLILNLLANADADIQYITYLECHTLTKKILGIEYRNEMLSWENLMFLFESSVLTEIVSYGITHDDKRIREMSEEILIYILKGRLQMGENGWLKSLEVIVPVLPILQCYAHSSTTLGQCVTKIFDPDISTNIQLPFIEVLKGNLRFLFSSEEAIREEAICRLIWLLEKEKNSVQKLPRLSSLHDLPFNSLCIFDRQTSFKKSEGNYQRSNLLSVLEMLNDSDVDPKIRKSALVQISVMLTDSSLHKLFISENGLPLILNIFNSALVEKEYNNYPDSVIPIITILKLLASSESSIRQDLSTRINVFSNIIRSLFLFPNNECVKIDGSQLLCILLYNDYIIRLSEKYTENYNHLNIALPYIVISKMKLPLICKSHSKISRHRRSDISVLHDNNSLSLTFIKQYWIWEWHNGINVLWKNLNNLYDSDVSEKLKIQENEFLVLRLSSSYYCCQQQLYNIQNSTTHDSVSCALDYLTMYIKFYKMQQYEEIKDISLLPWERTFERFLYSQPASKEDCDLFVEVLNFLQLYINITKNGKYTWTYKIMKNITKSLAELLKNSELDNQNIHQSILKLARICSAVEETEKSSMEDQNVWLHFIELIISTLCLGEQQHYYNLAYLDWLLTCLTYLIGKCNWIDYKNLLISLGNSLIELIISFHGAGTVSFMGLSITRNSIICLNHLLYQMQINFNKNIFAQFWYEEDRTLNWLPMLWQNRDPLIRASALQLLAGLMNNLHTASQLLNSVALAPSELCQTLLQCIASREESCIVREQACCAFSSLVKNCNSIIFQYMDSLKASSILIYIEQNNTYYEISVLCSSIYMFTSLDCDHMNNQEQETGKVPSIHSMQSSCTSMVSRTISHLYNCQDELQPFSARGSTTDIDNYLQLVATPSLITAICRLLNNLIFIGKQEVVHQIYEHSIDKYLIGCINEIPKDVENKKNLTHSCDVLEMYINICTVLTNCITHSNEYTLVANFSLDSLYKLFCFLNYDLYCNNTSELISLRNKLWTEIFNFIAVLSLTENQHFESIQTALELCGPEIVLSSICIAMKDSSPELRISAISCLAFLLSQEIQKDSLGKSNISLQLVIDTPSIKLLTGNKNDLREIISDVNKLSLQNVNIYSSKSNENKNIPLVSEKITDCEIEKKEIIISEELCNILLQLFIAHNYNKSKKNKKLNDDKDLITSALTNLLCVSNIAKKVALRENLSETVLMILKELYVRLNIQPFELFKNQTDREKKIHPLLYDVNAILILLMNFMYSSIEVKEVLMKSGLADVLHKLWAWIALNKTVTTTALKLLATYTTKCSAAAQSLTLTTILPGTGLRKTPNTLALIHVIIQLVCKEIDKAGQSFDNHKLHFGFHVLRNAIHVHECRVSISKSNLLQFFTKIHPITTKRAKPWPLVELYCLEFLIDFTYYEEGQLCVPKAVDGLDVLLQLSKYSSSSNRILAISILRNLAFNMTNRPRLLSSVDFINVLHDIFKNGSLDEIKIAGSMLWSLISNNQKGKLIIRSAGFSQSIQEALGKFTLLNVDHKKNEEDLIKILQYVLKILSPIDIKND
- the LOC100578040 gene encoding rotatin isoform X2, whose product is MSGITAIHVKKLSHNIEEIRLRALDNIISKYDLGFGCDCDAVRKELIIKLFNWFSFETFSQTQKVLDLLLRLLKISDKNYLNAFGKVRFQNELHELRRKLDSEWYEKLNEIEEAVLNSEKLQTILLKSETIKDPSSPKMGFIDYDRHRTRIKDYEYNEINKIQTKEDHLSQNITPVLNNTVPFDLTLEGGDGTPVSKATEGGIKWLIMPWQPLVASDRGVLAAVEDALNNNLDTNLILHTCQFITNVMMQDFPAEVFLQRPTIVHILHNLLKSSINAKNTNFKSIVPMVLKTLHKLTRSLRLRIYYYCEPCIANKKQKLLTEKLSSNAYSSSEIRDSPDGGFPEVNYQAYQSTDTSERSQSVSDNIDDSILQLQQMLIPIFCIETLKHVISQLSISIDSKFLLRDIKYMIDLMYELVELLIISIMPNVWLCNDDIALKVIEDMKVLFGILGDVIEYFGNYSTMDDFRITYLHLITITMKLLSHIVPLEIADIIFPKSLKTSICIAIIDAAIYFLYPKLHSILQEYGRQFQDSDEITYIKIFDELRIIMKSMQAIIDLLKNKSNSSHSEVLKMLYSSKLSLSYHKNFSIVKKTIEFLQNINKYSLNDEDHKLATKLILNLLANADADIQYITYLECHTLTKKILGIEYRNEMLSWENLMFLFESSVLTEIVSYGITHDDKRIREMSEEILIYILKGRLQMGENGWLKSLEVIVPVLPILQCYAHSSTTLGQCVTKIFDPDISTNIQLPFIEVLKGNLRFLFSSEEAIREEAICRLIWLLEKEKNSVQKLPRLSSLHDLPFNSLCIFDRQTSFKKSEGNYQRSNLLSVLEMLNDSDVDPKIRKSALVQISVMLTDSSLHKLFISENGLPLILNIFNSALVEKEYNNYPDSVIPIITILKLLASSESSIRQDLSTRINVFSNIIRSLFLFPNNECVKIDGSQLLCILLYNDYIIRLSEKYTENYNHLNIALPYIVISKMKLPLICKSHSKISRHRRSDISVLHDNNSLSLTFIKQYWIWEWHNGINVLWKNLNNLYDSDVSEKLKIQENEFLVLRLSSSYYCCQQQLYNIQNSTTHDSVSCALDYLTMYIKFYKMQQYEEIKDISLLPWERTFERFLYSQPASKEDCDLFVEVLNFLQLYINITKNGKYTWTYKIMKNITKSLAELLKNSELDNQNIHQSILKLARICSAVEETEKSSMEDQNVWLHFIELIISTLCLGEQQHYYNLAYLDWLLTCLTYLIGKCNWIDYKNLLISLGNSLIELIISFHGAGTVSFMGLSITRNSIICLNHLLYQMQINFNKNIFAQFWYEEDRTLNWLPMLWQNRDPLIRASALQLLAGLMNNLHTASQLLNSVALAPSELCQTLLQCIASREESCIVREQACCAFSSLVKNCNSIIFQYMDSLKASSILIYIEQNNTYYEISVLCSSIYMFTSLDCDHMNNQEQETGKVPSIHSMQSSCTSMVSRTISHLYNCQDELQPFSARGSTTDIDNYLQLVATPSLITAICRLLNNLIFIGKQEVVHQIYEHSIDKYLIGCINEIPKDVENKKNLTHSCDVLEMYINICTVLTNCITHSNEYTLVANFSLDSLYKLFCFLNYDLYCNNTSELISLRNKLWTEIFNFIAVLSLTENQHFESIQTALELCGPEIVLSSICIAMKDSSPELRISAISCLAFLLSQEIQKDSLGKSNISLQLVIDTPSIKLLTGNKNDLREIISDVNKLSLQNVNIYSSKSNENKNIPLVSEKITDCEIEKKEIIISEELCNILLQLFIAHNYNKSKKNKKLNDDKDLITSALTNLLCVSNIAKKVALRENLSETVLMILKELYVRLNIQPFELFKNQTDREKKIHPLLYDVNAILILLMNFMYSSIEVKEVLMKSGLADVLHKLWAWIALNKTVTTTALKLLATYTTKCSAAQSLTLTTILPGTGLRKTPNTLALIHVIIQLVCKEIDKAGQSFDNHKLHFGFHVLRNAIHVHECRVSISKSNLLQFFTKIHPITTKRAKPWPLVELYCLEFLIDFTYYEEGQLCVPKAVDGLDVLLQLSKYSSSSNRILAISILRNLAFNMTNRPRLLSSVDFINVLHDIFKNGSLDEIKIAGSMLWSLISNNQKGKLIIRSAGFSQSIQEALGKFTLLNVDHKKNEEDLIKILQYVLKILSPIDIKND